The genomic stretch GGTTTGCTCTTACGTGTCGTTATATCGATCCAAAGTCCCTCAAGGAAGAGGACAGGCCTGCGTATGCGGTGGAAGCAGATGGGGAGCGGTATGATGGTTCGAGGCTTTTGTAAGTGTCGATGAAGTTTCTATGTTAGAGCAAGGCATAAGGAAACTTTACATTCACAACAAATGTATATTTAGACAGTTCAGATCAAGGAGTATAATATCGCTATTGAGATTCCTTGATCATCTTGACGATGTTTGTCACCATCTGTGATTTGCAGGCTTGTTGTTCTCCTCTATCGTAAATTTTCTGCGTCGATGTAATCATTTGAAGACTTTTGGATGAGGTGATTTTGGGGGTGCCTCAGGTCGATTGTACCATGGTGCCAGTGTCGCGACTATATTTATTTGTTATTAAAAGACATCAAACAAGAACAAGAAAGCGGAAGTTCCTAATACCAAGAAACAACGGCATGCTCATCCAAAGTAAAATAGAACATATGCATTctcatcctcctcctcgTTTTCTTCACTCCATCCCACTTTCTCAAACCCAAACCCTCATTCCTCCCTAATCACTCACCAATGTTCGATACATCACTACAGAAACCCGGTTAGAAAAACGCAAATCATCTCAATTTCCTAAAAACAAGAACTTACTAGCCGCACCCGAAATAACTGTCGCCCACAAGCCGGGAAAGACACGTCACATAGAACAAGGGCGAGCCGTTGAAGGTAGTCGGGCAATCAAAGGTGGAATATCCGAAATGGTTTTCCCTGCCTATGCAAGAGTTGAGTGCGGGTCTTCCTTTCTCGTAGACAAGATTCTGGCCGTATTCGCACAAGATGTATCGTCCCCAGGCGCATTTCTTGGTAGAAGCAGAAGCAGTGGTAGCTAGTACAAGGCCAGGATAGACGATGGAGAGCTTCATGGTGCTGGATCGTTGATGTTCGTTTGGGGGATGGTGGGTAACTAATAGCCGCGCCGAGGGGAAGAGTAGTATCAAACAAAGGTAACAATCTTGTTTACGTGAGCGTATCTGGTGTACCATGGTCCTGGTAGAACAGTACCACGGGACGCAACATGATGAGCCAATGGCGCGCCTTGGAAGGCTCGAAATTTCATGTAATTGTAACGAGTACGTTGAAAGTTGGAATCATTGTTATTATCATAATGCGATGATCATGTAGTATCAACAAGGTCGTTGTGTTTCTGACTTTTGCAAGACAGGATACAGGATACCCCTTTCTTACCTTGGCATGCATGTCAACCCAGTGCTCAATAATAGAGAAATCATATTCTAAACTTCTTAGTCAGAGTAGGACAGGAGGAAGAAGGGGCGAATTCTGCAGGTTTAGTTACATTGGAATGCTTGATGGAGCTCGTGCCATGTCATTGTACATGCGAGCTATGACAGTCGAACCGGAGAATAAGGGCCGCAAGTCAGCATAGTAAAGCTCGTACAATGTTGTGGTACTGTATCCGCTTTTGTAGGCTCATGTCTTTCTGTCAGCTTCCGGCTTACGTCCACCGCCTTTCGTAAGCTCGTCTAATTGTGCGGTTTGGGAAGGCAGGGGAAGGAAGGTGATCTCGGGATAAGATGTTGGGGCGCAAAAGATCTACCTGTTACTCCCTTACTAGGTTGCTCCCTTAAGAACGGAAATCAACAAAGGATATATCTTTGAACCTTCTTAGCTTTTGTACAACGTCCAGGACTACTCACACATCTTGCTTCCACTCCCTGTTAAACGCACGTCCAATGACCATTCTCCGAACCTCACTCGTACCCGCGCCAATTTCGTAGAGTTTGGCATCCCTCAGTATCCGACCTACGGGCACCTCATTCATATACCCCATTCCACCCATCAACTGCACCGCATCAGCCGCCACCTCGCTCGCCCTCTCGGCCGCATACAGTATCGCGCCCGCGCAATCCTGTGTCTTTATATCTGGACTTGCGTGAGACTCATCTACAGCTCGCGCCACGCTATACGTGAAGGCCTGGGAGGCGCGGAATTTGGTGTACATATCTGCCAACTTGCCCTGCACTAGCTGATTGTGTGCGATGGGAGTGCCAAACTGCTTGCGCTGATGTGTATACGGTAGCACGTTATCGAGGGAGGCTTGCATGAGACCAAGGGGCCCGGCAGAGAGGACGAGGCGCTCGAGATCCAGGCCTTCCATTAGTACGCGCACGCCTCGGTTGACCTCGCCTAGGATGTTTTCACGGGGTACAAAGACATTTTCAAAGACAAGCTCGCCTGTGTTGGAGCCACGCATGCCGAGTTTGTCTAGTTTGGAGGCGACGCTAAAGCCGGTGGTCGCGGTGTCGACGATGAAGGCGGTGATGCCTTTGCTGGCGGCTGTAGGCTCTGTTTTGGCGTACACGACTATAGTGTGGGCATCTGGGCCCTATTCTTTGATCAGCATCTGCCTTGGTTCAACTGTCAGGTACAGAGAATGGAGACTTACGTTTGTAATCCACATCTTAGTCCCGTTGAGCAAATAGCCACCATCAACCTCCTTGGCTGTCGTCTTCATACTGACAACATCGCTCCCAGCACTATGCTCACTCATAGCCAATCCGCCAATCTTCTTCCCACTAATCAATCCAGGCAGATACTTTGCCTTTTGCGCGGCATTCCCGTTCAACATGAGTTGGTTCACACACAACTGGCTATGCGCCGCATAACTCAGTCCTATGCTTCCACTCGCCCGTGACAACTCTTCCATGACTACGCAATGCGCCTGATATCCCATTGCTAGGCCACCAAACTCCTCGTCGGCGGTTATGCCGAGGAAACCGGCCTCGCCAAACTTCTGCCACATGTCGTTGGGGAACTCATTCTGCTTATCGGTGCGTGCGGCGATTTCTTCGGGTATCTCGCGCCGGGCAAATTCGCGGACTGAATCACGCAGTTCGTCGAGGTCGGATTGGGTGGGTGGCGTGAAGTTTGTGGGGTGCTTTGTTGATGCGTAGCGCTGGGCGGCTGTGAGGACCGTCCTTGGGCGGACGCGTGTTTGGCGGATGCTGCGTGTGAGGAGGCGGGGGGCTAGTGACACCATTGTGTATGTGTATGTGATTCAGTATAAAGCAAATTGTGAGAAAAATTGGACAACAAGGCGGGTGAAGTAGTCATTGATGGCATATTGAAGGCAAACTACATGTTCGGTTTGCGACGGCTGATGGGCCGAGGCACCTTCCTAAAATGCGGAGGGACGCTAGTATCCGGGACAGCGGATGTGTTCCGCTGTGAGCCTCCAACACTCTATTATCAAAACTGCATCTACATACATAGGGCTCACAACTCTTCAACCTTCTTCATACGCCTCCCATTACACTCACCCACATCCAGTGCTACCAAAAACCTACTCACAGCATTGTACGCCGCAATCGTCGCAGTCAACTCCACGACCAAACTATCATCTCTCAGCACCCCTTTGACCATGTCCATAACCTGCTCTTCAACCTGCACTCCAACAGTCATCTGATCCGTGTAAACCATGACCGCATACTCCTCCTTGCTAAATCCCAGCAATCCCTCCCTCTCTACCATCCCGTGCCGAGTGACGGGTAGTTCGAAAATTGTCTGTAGCACCTCCTTGGAGACGCCTGCTTTGAGTGCAAGGGCAGCGTGAATGTCCCATTCGTGAACTGCATGGTTGAGAACGGCAATGCGGCTGATGGCCAGCTCTTTGAGGTTGGGAGATAGATTGGTCTTCGTGCGAATCGCTCCGATGAAGCTGTTCCAGCCGTCTGCTACGGCGGGGCTGTGCAGTAGGGCGAGATCGAGGGGGATGAGAGGACGGGGCTTGCGTCGCTCAGCGATGCGTTGGTAGATTTCAACATCTTCTTCATTTACAGGCACACTTGGAGCATAGGGAACACGCATTTTAGATATGCTGATGGATGTGAAGGGGCGGGAGTGGGACGTGGTGTTTCTTAGAATTGAACTTGGCAGACGTAGGTGGGAGAACATTGATGTCTGGGAAGCTGGGCAGAGGGGCTATATATACCTGTTTTGCGGAACTGGGACGGATATACTTGCCGGTTGGTATCACATCATTGGTTTGATTGGAGGTATCACAAGTAATCATCATTTTCAACTCAAGAATTCGAAGTAGTTTTGAAAATCTCGCTATAAATATTTTGACCAAAAAGAAACCATCTACAGCCTGCTTTGCTCATCAAACACGTTAGGTAGCCTGGGAATACCCTCCAATCTGCTGGTCTTCTTTCCTGATGGAGCCAAAGTGACGTTGTATTCCAAGTCAAGCTTCGCCTTGGGGTCGTTGCTCGGCTTGAAGTCCAGCAACAAGTCGTCCTTGACCGCGAAGACTGTGTCGTTGGTAACCCATTGGTCATCACGGGGGTAGAGTTGGGTGATCAAAGGCTTGTAGTTGTCCGCTGAAACCATAAGATGGATGTGGGCGGGACGGAATGGGTGACGGTCGAGCGTCTTGAAGAGTTGGCCAGCGGCGCCTGCTTGATGTTAGTTGTATTCATGTGGTAAGATTAGATGTTTGACGTACCATCGGTAGGCAGTGAGTACGCCGTGGGCTTGTAGCAGTAGTACCAGTACTCGCCCTTCTCATTTGTAGTGAACTTTCCCCTCAAGTTGTTTGGCTCCTGGTTCTCAGGATCCTGGAAATCGTACTTTCCGTTCGCGCTCGCCTGCCAGATGTCGATGACTGCGTTGGGGATGCCCTTTTTGGTATCAAGGTCCCTGACTACACCGTGCATAAGAGTGGTTTGGCCTTCGGGATGTTCGTTGCGGATGATGGTGTCGCCGAGCTCGCGGAATGGGGAGTGAGGCGACCAGAAGGGACCGAGAATTGTGGATGAGGTAGGTGTCTCGCCAGACTCGTTGATGTGCTTGTGTGCGATCTCGTCGACCAATCTATAGTGTGATTAGCAGACATGCAGGGAAAAAACAATGGCCATCTTACGATTCTACGCCGAGAACATCGGAGATACGATGTGCCTCGTTTCTCGTAGCAGTGGTTGTCTTGCCGATGGAGTTTACAAATCGTACACCCTCAAACCACTCGTCGTTGGTCAACTCAACTTCGCGGATAAAGTCATGGAGATGCCTGATGAGGCTGCTCATGACAAAACGCGTCCTGTCTGGCACATTGGGTCCAATAGCATTGATGACGGCGTCAGTGAAGTTGGGATCGAAGCGGTGGGAGCCATTCTCCTGCACGTTTGGGGCTTGCTGTGTGTTGGGGTTCATCTTGAATGTTTGGAAACAAGGCAAAAGGGGTATCGAGAGATGTCAAAGGTAAATGCTGTGTAGTCAGATGCTACCTGGGGCACGAGGGGTTTATTAAATAGCTCTTCAGTCTGGCCAGCCGTACCCAACCGCACCAGCACCGTTAGCAATGGCCGACCCTCTAGCCGCGCTCAGGCGATATGTCCATGTCGGATCCGTGTGCGGCATGCTACGCCGCTTCTCAAACGTGTTATGGTGCAGGGAGCGACAGTGCCGAATGTTGCGATGGATGCCCCGCCCTGACAGCAGAGGATTGGCGAATGGGAAGGAAGCTGATGTGGATGAAGTCTTAACCGGCACTTTTCCTGCGCGCGAACTTAGCGCCATCAGCACTAATG from Pyrenophora tritici-repentis strain M4 chromosome 1, whole genome shotgun sequence encodes the following:
- a CDS encoding PcaH, Protocatechuate 3,4-dioxygenase beta subunit, with translation MNPNTQQAPNVQENGSHRFDPNFTDAVINAIGPNVPDRTRFVMSSLIRHLHDFIREVELTNDEWFEGVRFVNSIGKTTTATRNEAHRISDVLGVESLVDEIAHKHINESGETPTSSTILGPFWSPHSPFRELGDTIIRNEHPEGQTTLMHGVVRDLDTKKGIPNAVIDIWQASANGKYDFQDPENQEPNNLRGKFTTNEKGEYWYYCYKPTAYSLPTDGAAGQLFKTLDRHPFRPAHIHLMVSADNYKPLITQLYPRDDQWVTNDTVFAVKDDLLLDFKPSNDPKAKLDLEYNVTLAPSGKKTSRLEGIPRLPNVFDEQSRL
- a CDS encoding carboxymuconolactone decarboxylase, whose protein sequence is MRVPYAPSVPVNEEDVEIYQRIAERRKPRPLIPLDLALLHSPAVADGWNSFIGAIRTKTNLSPNLKELAISRIAVLNHAVHEWDIHAALALKAGVSKEVLQTIFELPVTRHGMVEREGLLGFSKEEYAVMVYTDQMTVGVQVEEQVMDMVKGVLRDDSLVVELTATIAAYNAVSRFLVALDVGECNGRRMKKVEEL
- a CDS encoding CaiA, Acyl-CoA dehydrogenase; this translates as MVSLAPRLLTRSIRQTRVRPRTVLTAAQRYASTKHPTNFTPPTQSDLDELRDSVREFARREIPEEIAARTDKQNEFPNDMWQKFGEAGFLGITADEEFGGLAMGYQAHCVVMEELSRASGSIGLSYAAHSQLCVNQLMLNGNAAQKAKYLPGLISGKKIGGLAMSEHSAGSDVVSMKTTAKEVDGGYLLNGTKMWITNGPDAHTIVVYAKTEPTAASKGITAFIVDTATTGFSVASKLDKLGMRGSNTGELVFENVFVPRENILGEVNRGVRVLMEGLDLERLVLSAGPLGLMQASLDNVLPYTHQRKQFGTPIAHNQLVQGKLADMYTKFRASQAFTYSVARAVDESHASPDIKTQDCAGAILYAAERASEVAADAVQLMGGMGYMNEVPVGRILRDAKLYEIGAGTSEVRRMVIGRAFNREWKQDV